In Emys orbicularis isolate rEmyOrb1 chromosome 12, rEmyOrb1.hap1, whole genome shotgun sequence, one genomic interval encodes:
- the LOC135886981 gene encoding DLA class II histocompatibility antigen, DR-1 beta chain-like codes for MAPQAKPVSVSFWLMCLCSVACAGVHRLSYLQLISPQAAPGLPRRLSVERMNDLVLSAYDSNTGKLAPRHGYTPGDKNSHQFWSVRSARCPVWDSWVETEYQALVREMNTSSPKTEPYYMQVLKTCELDDATGAAQAITRYSLNGEDVLRYQSDQNRWFSVHPAAWRVAERWNREGETFGVMKLFTPQRCKFWIESSAPFTAQKTAQPTARVALVPGTQDRLRRLICHVTGFYPRDIEVIWERGGQVAQGEQLTSGIQPNGDPTFQIQVSIELGQEGVSPTEHVCVVRHITLGGDPLRVTWDSQTMGQARVSLIVTGCILTVLGIGALGWYLRRRQGARKGPYHPAQTQPWTTDSAQATAKPAGGTFSMTFSLLDATK; via the exons ATGGCGCCTCAGGCCAAACCTGTCTCAGTGTCCTTCTGGCTCATGTGTCTCTGCTCTGTTGCCTGTGCTG GGGTTCACCGCCTCTCCTATCTCCAGCTCATCTCCCCACAGGCGGCCCCTGGGCTGCCCAGGCGGCTGAGTGTGGAGAGGATGAATGACCTGGTGCTCTCAGCCTATGACAGCAACACCGGCAAGCTGGCTCCTCGCCATGGCTACACCCCAGGGGACAAGAACAGCCACCAGTTCTGGAGCGTGCGCAGTGCTCGGTGCCCAGTCTGGGACTCCTGGGTGGAGACTGAGTACCAGGCCCTGGTGCGTGAAATGAACACCAGCTCCCCCAAAACAG AGCCCTACTACATGCAAGTCCTGAAGACCTGTGAACTGGACGATGCCACCGGTGCTGCCCAAGCCATCACCAGATATTCCCTCAATGGGGAGGACGTGCTGCGGTACCAGTCCGACCAGAACCGCTGGTTCTCGGTGCACCCAGCAGCCTGGCGAGTGGCGGAGCGCTGGAACCGTGAAGGGGAGACTTTTGGAGTGATGAAACTGTTCACACCCCAGCGATGCAAGTTCTGGATTGAAAGCTCTGCGCCATTCACTGCTCAGAAGACAG cccaaCCCACAGCGCGTGTGGCCCTTGTCCCAGGGACTCAGGACCGGCTGCGCCGCCTCATCTGCCACGTGACAGGGTTCTATCCCCGCGACATCGAGGTGATCTGGGAGCGGGGGGGCCAGGTGGCCCAGGGGGAGCAGCTGACCAGCGGGATCCAGCCAAATGGAGACCCCACCTTCCAGATCCAGGTGTCCAtcgagctggggcaggagggggtcagccccactgagcatgtgtgtgtggtgAGACATATCACCCTGGGGGGTGACCCCCTGAGGGTGACCTGGG ATTCCCAGACCATGGGCCAAGCTCGTGTCTCATTGATTGTTACTGGCTGCATCCTCACTGTGCTGGGCATCGGGGCCCTGGGCTGGTACCTGAGAAGGAGGCAAG GGGCCCGTAAGGGGCCATATCACCCGGCGCAGACACAGCCATGGACCACTGACTCTGCTCAAGCCACGGctaagccagcaggaggcaccttTTCCATGACATTTTCTCTCCTGGATGCCACCAAGTGA